The Daucus carota subsp. sativus chromosome 2, DH1 v3.0, whole genome shotgun sequence genome includes a window with the following:
- the LOC108205749 gene encoding putative disease resistance protein At1g50180 isoform X2 — protein sequence MLLDHLNTPGPSHLNYTCAWFLLKNIQIKKIEMAEAVVSIVVGRLTDLLTEEAQFLHGLRDEIQQAVNELMRMKTFLRDADSRIDEEKIRVLLGEVRELAYDAEHVVETFLLKAYSASERNRTRQAIKYSKKIEEIEMKMSRIFDCFVEYRVKSTSESSEPSDSSYGASGTLKRFYSYATREPEIFVGFQEDVDRLVGHLVNESEDAYRLISICGMGGLGKTTLAEKIYHHSTIKTYFGGLAWVSISQKWQRKQVLQRILIGLVPERRNEILNFDKDKLVENMLQIQQSKNCLIVLDDIWSIDAWDSLKEAFPAGKSRSRLMLTSRNVDVAEHANPNGFIHRPVLLSPDQSWELLGLRALPKGGDCLDITRDVKRMEELGRELVKNCGGLPLAIVTLGGILVTKPSLIEWEKVYNDSLLSLKSGEAGLGKKYQSQLLYVLNWSYNDLPPQLKLCFLYLGKYSEDESIDAETLYQLWIAEGMVLSSDKREGETMMQVAESYLGELVHRSMVQVKFNNEKSFINFKSCSLHDLMRDLSISQAEAEEFFKVIDLREKKDFHLSPLADFKPSNTRQLVVHFDDGYRGKRSHPYFSKKFNQQKYRSVSLFNELGTRSLPPALGSRIANFRRLRVLSLEVAADMYICCSPSGINLGKVLGTLVYLRYLKYVGTSATFVSTITRSS from the exons atgctcttagatcaTCTCAACACTCCAGGCCCTTCACATTTAAACTACACTTGTGCTTGGTTTCTCTTAAAgaatatacaaattaaaaaaattgagatgGCTGAAGCAGTCGTGTCGATTGTGGTTGGAAGGCTCACTGATTTACTGACAGAAGAAGCTCAATTTCTTCATGGACTAAGAGACGAAATTCAACAAGCGGTGAATGAGCTCATGAGGATGAAGACATTTTTAAGAGACGCGGATTCGAGGATAGATGAGGAAAAAATCCGCGTTTTGCTTGGGGAGGTACGAGAGCTGGCCTATGATGCTGAACATGTTGTCGAAACTTTTCTTCTCAAAGCTTATTCGGCTAGTGAAAGAAACAGGACAAGGCAAGCAATCAAGTACTCGAAAAAGATCGAAGAGATAGAAATGAAGATGTCTCgcattttcgattgttttgtTGAATATCGTGTTAAATCAACATCAGAATCTTCGGAACCATCGGATTCTTCGTATGGAGCATCGGGGACTCTCAAGCGATTTTACTCTTACGCGACTCGTGAGCCAGAAATATTTGTTGGATTTCAGGAAGACGTTGATCGCTTGGTGGGACATTTGGTGAATGAAAGTGAAGATGCTTATCGGCTGATCTCTATATGTGGTATGGGAGGTCTGGGTAAGACAACTCTCGCGGAAAAAATATACCATCATTCCACCATCAAGACTTACTTTGGGGGTTTAGCCTGGGTTTCCATTTCGCAGAAGTGGCAAAGAAAACAAGTGTTGCAGCGGATTCTGATAGGTCTTGTCCCGGAGAGAAGAAATGAAATCCTCAATTTTGACAAGGACAAGCTGGTAGAGAATATGCTGCAGATCCAACAGAGCAAAAATTGCTTGATTGTCCTGGATGACATATGGTCAATTGATGCTTGGGATTCTTTAAAAGAAGCATTTCCAGCTGGAAAGTCGAGGAGCAGATTAATGCTTACAAGCCGTAATGTGGATGTTGCTGAGCACGCAAATCCTAATGGATTCATTCACCGACCAGTACTTCTAAGCCCAGACCAAAGTTGGGAGCTACTTGGGTTGAGAGCACTTCCTAAAGGAGGAGATTGTCTAG ACATTACTAGAGATGTTAAAAGGATGGAAGAACTGGGAAGAGAATTGGTCAAAAACTGTGGCGGTCTTCCACTTGCTATAGTCACTTTGGGAGGAATTCTTGTGACAAAACCTTCGTTGATAGAGTGGGAGAAGGTGTATAATGATAGTCTCTTATCCCTGAAGAGCGGGGAAGCTGGATTGGGAAAAAAATATCAAAGTCAATTACTTTACGTTTTGAATTGGAGTTACAATGACTTACCCCCTCAGCTGAAATTATGCTTTCTATATTTAGGAAAATATAGTGAAGATGAAAGTATAGATGCAGAGACTTTGTATCAGTTATGGATCGCGGAAGGGATGGTCCTATCCAGCGACAAAAGAGAAGGGGAAACAATGATGCAAGTAGCTGAATCTTATCTGGGAGAACTGGTTCACAGGAGTATGGTTCAAGTGAAGTTTAACAATGAgaaatcatttataaatttcaaatccTGTTCTCTTCATGACCTTATGAGAGACCTATCCATATCCCAAGCAGAAGCGGAAGAGTTTTTCAAAGTGATTGATCTTCGTGAAAAAAAGGATTTTCACCTTAGTCCTTTGGCAGATTTCAAGCCCTCTAATACTCGACAGcttgtagttcattttgatGATGGGTATAGAGGTAAAAGAAGTCATCCTTACTTTAGTAAGAAATTTAATCAGCAAAAGTATCGATCAGTGTCACTATTCAATGAGTTAGGAACACGAAGTTTGCCGCCAGCACTTGGGTCACGTATTGCCAATTTCAGACGTCTACGAGTTTTATCCTTAGAAGTTGCTGCTGATATGTATATTTGCTGTTCCCCTTCTGGAATTAATCTTGGAAAAGTACTAGGTACCCTTGTTTACTTGAGATATCTCAAG TATGTTGGGACGTCTGCGACATTTGTATCTACCATCACAAGGAGTTCATAG
- the LOC108205749 gene encoding probable disease resistance RPP8-like protein 2 isoform X1 gives MLLDHLNTPGPSHLNYTCAWFLLKNIQIKKIEMAEAVVSIVVGRLTDLLTEEAQFLHGLRDEIQQAVNELMRMKTFLRDADSRIDEEKIRVLLGEVRELAYDAEHVVETFLLKAYSASERNRTRQAIKYSKKIEEIEMKMSRIFDCFVEYRVKSTSESSEPSDSSYGASGTLKRFYSYATREPEIFVGFQEDVDRLVGHLVNESEDAYRLISICGMGGLGKTTLAEKIYHHSTIKTYFGGLAWVSISQKWQRKQVLQRILIGLVPERRNEILNFDKDKLVENMLQIQQSKNCLIVLDDIWSIDAWDSLKEAFPAGKSRSRLMLTSRNVDVAEHANPNGFIHRPVLLSPDQSWELLGLRALPKGGDCLDITRDVKRMEELGRELVKNCGGLPLAIVTLGGILVTKPSLIEWEKVYNDSLLSLKSGEAGLGKKYQSQLLYVLNWSYNDLPPQLKLCFLYLGKYSEDESIDAETLYQLWIAEGMVLSSDKREGETMMQVAESYLGELVHRSMVQVKFNNEKSFINFKSCSLHDLMRDLSISQAEAEEFFKVIDLREKKDFHLSPLADFKPSNTRQLVVHFDDGYRGKRSHPYFSKKFNQQKYRSVSLFNELGTRSLPPALGSRIANFRRLRVLSLEVAADMYICCSPSGINLGKVLGTLVYLRYLKVSDVRLSIFPSIQKLRLLETLIFDKQFDIYFPPWLSMNILSMLGRLRHLYLPSQGVHSTSKKSKLRFNGLSQLETLANFDTVWCEVKDLVALIRLQKLKVIAICDDMEEMMENLAALALSSSSCLQYLELFISTHNQTLDNSKDMLRKLLWNYNFNLQKLEIAGKLPELALLLEQQPQQLLHTHMDVSVIRITRLTLWDSCLKEDPMPVLEKISTLRELHLNGFTFMGEEMVCSATGFPKLTDLLLEFLPNFVKWRVEKGSMPFLSQLTIFGCSKMEELPDGLMSLSSLQTLALLSMPLDFCDKVRKVNGEQGPEFYKVAHIPSLILRSKGPSSALI, from the exons atgctcttagatcaTCTCAACACTCCAGGCCCTTCACATTTAAACTACACTTGTGCTTGGTTTCTCTTAAAgaatatacaaattaaaaaaattgagatgGCTGAAGCAGTCGTGTCGATTGTGGTTGGAAGGCTCACTGATTTACTGACAGAAGAAGCTCAATTTCTTCATGGACTAAGAGACGAAATTCAACAAGCGGTGAATGAGCTCATGAGGATGAAGACATTTTTAAGAGACGCGGATTCGAGGATAGATGAGGAAAAAATCCGCGTTTTGCTTGGGGAGGTACGAGAGCTGGCCTATGATGCTGAACATGTTGTCGAAACTTTTCTTCTCAAAGCTTATTCGGCTAGTGAAAGAAACAGGACAAGGCAAGCAATCAAGTACTCGAAAAAGATCGAAGAGATAGAAATGAAGATGTCTCgcattttcgattgttttgtTGAATATCGTGTTAAATCAACATCAGAATCTTCGGAACCATCGGATTCTTCGTATGGAGCATCGGGGACTCTCAAGCGATTTTACTCTTACGCGACTCGTGAGCCAGAAATATTTGTTGGATTTCAGGAAGACGTTGATCGCTTGGTGGGACATTTGGTGAATGAAAGTGAAGATGCTTATCGGCTGATCTCTATATGTGGTATGGGAGGTCTGGGTAAGACAACTCTCGCGGAAAAAATATACCATCATTCCACCATCAAGACTTACTTTGGGGGTTTAGCCTGGGTTTCCATTTCGCAGAAGTGGCAAAGAAAACAAGTGTTGCAGCGGATTCTGATAGGTCTTGTCCCGGAGAGAAGAAATGAAATCCTCAATTTTGACAAGGACAAGCTGGTAGAGAATATGCTGCAGATCCAACAGAGCAAAAATTGCTTGATTGTCCTGGATGACATATGGTCAATTGATGCTTGGGATTCTTTAAAAGAAGCATTTCCAGCTGGAAAGTCGAGGAGCAGATTAATGCTTACAAGCCGTAATGTGGATGTTGCTGAGCACGCAAATCCTAATGGATTCATTCACCGACCAGTACTTCTAAGCCCAGACCAAAGTTGGGAGCTACTTGGGTTGAGAGCACTTCCTAAAGGAGGAGATTGTCTAG ACATTACTAGAGATGTTAAAAGGATGGAAGAACTGGGAAGAGAATTGGTCAAAAACTGTGGCGGTCTTCCACTTGCTATAGTCACTTTGGGAGGAATTCTTGTGACAAAACCTTCGTTGATAGAGTGGGAGAAGGTGTATAATGATAGTCTCTTATCCCTGAAGAGCGGGGAAGCTGGATTGGGAAAAAAATATCAAAGTCAATTACTTTACGTTTTGAATTGGAGTTACAATGACTTACCCCCTCAGCTGAAATTATGCTTTCTATATTTAGGAAAATATAGTGAAGATGAAAGTATAGATGCAGAGACTTTGTATCAGTTATGGATCGCGGAAGGGATGGTCCTATCCAGCGACAAAAGAGAAGGGGAAACAATGATGCAAGTAGCTGAATCTTATCTGGGAGAACTGGTTCACAGGAGTATGGTTCAAGTGAAGTTTAACAATGAgaaatcatttataaatttcaaatccTGTTCTCTTCATGACCTTATGAGAGACCTATCCATATCCCAAGCAGAAGCGGAAGAGTTTTTCAAAGTGATTGATCTTCGTGAAAAAAAGGATTTTCACCTTAGTCCTTTGGCAGATTTCAAGCCCTCTAATACTCGACAGcttgtagttcattttgatGATGGGTATAGAGGTAAAAGAAGTCATCCTTACTTTAGTAAGAAATTTAATCAGCAAAAGTATCGATCAGTGTCACTATTCAATGAGTTAGGAACACGAAGTTTGCCGCCAGCACTTGGGTCACGTATTGCCAATTTCAGACGTCTACGAGTTTTATCCTTAGAAGTTGCTGCTGATATGTATATTTGCTGTTCCCCTTCTGGAATTAATCTTGGAAAAGTACTAGGTACCCTTGTTTACTTGAGATATCTCAAGGTAAGTGATGTTCGGTTGTCAATTTTTCCATCTATACAAAAGTTGAGGCTACTAGAAACTCTGATATTTGATAAAcagtttgatatttattttccaCCATGGCTGTCTATGAATATTCTTAGTATGTTGGGACGTCTGCGACATTTGTATCTACCATCACAAGGAGTTCATAGCACAAGCAAGAAGTCCAAGCTACGGTTTAATGGTTTGAGCCAGTTGGAGACACTAGCCAATTTTGACACTGTTTGGTGTGAGGTTAAGGATCTGGTGGCATTAATCCGTCTCCAGAAACTAAAAGTCATAGCTATCTGTGACGATATGGAAGAGATGATGGAAAATTTGGCAGCTCTAGCTTTGTCATCATCTTCATGTCTCCAGTACTTGGAACTTTTTATTTCTACACATAACCAAACATTAGATAATAGTAAAGATATGTTGAGAAAGTTGTTGTGGAATTATAATTTCAAccttcaaaaattagaaatagcTGGCAAGCTCCCAGAGTTGGCTCTATTACTTGAGCAGCAACCACAACAACTTCTTCATACTCATATGGATGTATCTGTAATTCGTATCACCCGCTTAACATTATGGGACTCGTGCCTAAAAGAAGACCCGATGCCAGTACTTGAGAAGATTTCTACACTGCGTGAACTCCATTTGAATGGATTCACATTTATGGGGGAGGAAATGGTATGCTCAGCCACGGGTTTTCCAAAACTTACTGATCTTTTACTTGAGTTCCTCCCCAACTTTGTAAAATGGAGGGTGGAGAAAGGAAGCATGCCCTTTCTATCTCAGTTGACGATTTTTGGATGTTCTAAGATGGAGGAGCTTCCAGATGGACTAATGTCTCTCAGTTCCCTTCAAACTTTGGCTTTACTCTCAATGCCTTTAGATTTCTGTGATAAGGTCCGCAAGGTAAACGGAGAACAAGGACCTGAGTTTTACAAAGTTGCTCACATACCTTCCCTCATTCTTCGAAGTAAAGGGCCATCGTCTGCCTTGATTTAG
- the LOC108208206 gene encoding oxoglutarate-dependent flavonoid 7-O-demethylase 1 yields MEASKVDKLGRSLQVPSVQELAKEKSATVPSRYIHSDQDPVILSSTNLPEVPVIDMEILLHGDLMDAELNKFHQACKEWGFFQLINHGVSDSLLEKVKTEVVEFFKLPLEEKRKFGQLDGDIEGYGQAFVVSEEQKLDWADMIYMITLPTDLRKPHLLPQLPHSFRNVIEDYAVELKSLAMNILNLMAKALQMNPEEMEVLFEEGMQSMRMNYYPPCPQPEQVIGLTPHSDATGFTILFQLNEIDGLQIRKDGTWIPIKPLPSAFVINIGDVLEVVTNGTYRSIEHRGVVNSVKERMSIATFLNPKVDAEFGPAPSQLSSQAPAKFKRIGAADFYKGYFAQKLAGRCYLDTLRI; encoded by the exons ATGGAAGCATCGAAAGTAGATAAACTAGGTAGGTCTCTCCAGGTACCTTCAGTACAAGAACTGGCCAAGGAAAAATCTGCCACAGTTCCATCACGATACATTCATTCTGATCAAGATCCTGTAATTCTCAGTTCGACAAATCTACCTGAAGTCCCTGTGATTGATATGGAGATCTTACTTCATGGAGATTTAATGGACGCTGAGCTCAATAAATTTCACCAAGCATGCAAAGAGTGGGGATTCTTTCAG TTAATAAACCATGGTGTTAGCGATTCATTACTGGAGAAAGTGAAAACAGAGGTCGTAGAGTTCTTTAAGCTGCCACTTGaagagaagagaaagtttggtcAACTGGATGGAGATATAGAGGGATATGGACAAGCCTTCGTTGTCTCGGAGGAGCAAAAGCTTGATTGGGCTGATATGATCTACATGATCACCCTTCCTACTGATCTCAGGAAACCGCACTTATTGCCACAACTACCTCATTCATTCAG AAATGTAATAGAGGATTACGCGGTGGAATTGAAAAGCCTagccatgaatattctcaatcTAATGGCCAAAGCTCTTCAAATGAATCCTGAGGAAATGGAAGTTCTCTTTGAAGAAGGGATGCAATCAATGAGGATGAACTACTATCCTCCATGCCCTCAACCGGAACAGGTTATAGGGCTCACGCCCCACAGCGATGCTACTGGCTTCACTATCCTTTTTCAACTGAATGAAATTGACGGCCTACAGATTAGAAAGGACGGTACTTGGATTCCAATAAAACCGTTGCCTTCTGCCTTTGTTATTAACATCGGAGATGTTCTGGAG GTTGTAACTAATGGAACTTATCGTAGCATTGAGCACAGAGGAGTAGTCAACTCAGTGAAGGAGAGAATGTCGATTGCTACATTTTTAAACCCCAAGGTAGATGCAGAATTCGGTCCTGCACCAAGCCAACTCTCGTCCCAAGCTCCTGCAAAGTTTAAAAGGATTGGCGCTGCAGATTTTTACAAAGGATATTTTGCACAGAAGCTTGCTGGGAGATGTTATCTAGACACTCTACGAATATAA